In the genome of Arvicola amphibius chromosome 2, mArvAmp1.2, whole genome shotgun sequence, the window CTACttgtctaaattctttctaagggTGGTGGCTGAATCATTAATCTGCTCCAACAGCGATGCTTTGGAGAAGTCAGTCACTATTATTATAAGTACCAGTAACACTGCCCAGGGAGGGGCTACGGATGCCTTGAGTTTTCATATGATCCATAGATTATGAGTGCTGTGGTGATTACAAAGGTAACAATCAGAGTTATGCTCAATAAAAGCATGAGGGCTTCAGGACACACAGACCCTGGTGCTTTTCCTCTCTAAGGCTCGCTCAGCCTTGTGACTTTGCCAAATGCCTAGCCATGTTCCATGAGTTCTAATGCTACTTGTTGGTCTCTTCACATGGCCTCTGATAGCAtgtgtatatttaaattaaaatgacttcaaTCTTTTATATTGAACCATACCTTGAAGATTTTATTATAATGAATTTACTAGCAATCATTCCCCTGCCATAGAATAATCTATGTGATTAAATTGTGAATtatgttcctttctttcattatctGATAGCCAACTTCTCAGAAAAAGACTGAGTATGTAATTTGTCAGTAATTATGGAAAAATAGTTGGCTGCTCTTCACAATTTAAATACCACAAGCCCCAAAACCAGAAATCCCAGTACAGTATATATAGGAATCCAAATAAAACACAATCAAGATAACAAAGAGATGTCTGTATATTTATGCAATCTAATGGTTCAATATAAGTCACAGTGaccaagacactgaagaaatataaCTGTTCATTGGCAGGTGAAGAAAGGGAACATGTTCACACAATAGAATAGTATTTAATCCTAAGAATCAGTGTAATTTTGTCATCTGTAGATCCATGGGGGAGCTGGAAGATAACATAATAGGTAAGCTAAGTcagacatagaaaaacaagtCCTGTGTCTACTTGTGGGTGCTAAAATgctgaactcacagaagcagagGGGACACTAGTGGTTAATGGGCTAGGAAGGGTTTGgaagtgaaaggaaaagaaaaacgtAATGAGGAGAGGTGTAATTCAATGGGAAGAATAACTTCTACTGTTCAATATCATGTTTCCAAACAGCTATTACAGGGGATTTTGAATGTCCCTAACATATCAAGTAAAGCATATTGAAGATTATGAAGATGTCAGCTGCATTGCGCTAATCATTTGGTACTGTCTAGACACAACACACTGTTACTTACTGTGCAAAGCTCACAAGGAGTTTGCTCCATCCCGTGTCTATTTACCATTAAGATATAAATGTAATAGAAAGTCCACTGGAAGTGCTGCAGGTTTCCAGGATTTGTGGCTTTATCACTTTCTTGACAGCTGAAAGCCAAATCTTCATCTCTTTCTTGGCAGCTGAAAGCCAAACcataaagatacaagaagtgGCTGGGAATGTAACCTGGTCGATAGTAATTTAATCATTTTGAAGGTGAGTGAAGTTTAATTTGTAATAGCTGGAGAGGGTCACATTTAATACTATTAGTATTCCTAGATTGGCACAGGAAGGTGATGTGTGCTAGAAATCattattgtcattgttattaactatttttaaaaggtttcacTTAGCTTAAAGTGGTCTACTGGCCTTCCCAGCTGTTCCAAGTATAAGATCTGTAATTCTACCATAATGAAGCATTTTCATAGTATAAGTGCAAATGATGACCTGTTCTGCAGtttcataaagaaatgtaatcaaAGACCGCAGAAAATGGTCTGCGCTAGAAAGACACAGAGTTGGTGGAGAAGCACCATATCCTTTTCCCTTTAAAGATTTTCATTGTTCCTCTGAGTTGGCTTTTGTGCATAGGTAGGTGCTGAATGTGCTGCTCATTAAAAAAAGGGCTGTTGCTAAGATAGGAGTAAAGTTTCATATACACTTTCAGGTTTAAGTTTCCCCAAACACAATTCCCTACAGAGACATTagtgcaatttaaaaatatagaaaatcagTGTACCTCAATGTTAGCTACAATGTTAGGGAGAGTCATTCACAATACTCCAGcagtatggctgcctaaacaagacatgAACAAGGAGGACACCAGTAGATATACTAATATGGTGGAAATGATATGGACCTACCCCTAAAAAACAGATTATAGGAAACTatcaagagaggagaaagggaaattagTCTCATGAACCCCTTAATTGGTTATCTGATTCTAAATACATAGTCCTGAAATTATATAATTGGTATTGGATGGACTCTGCagtttgtgcatatatgtaagtttgtaacaaaatactaaatatgtatgcatacacacatatataataaaagaggacatgaatttgagaaggagtaAGCAGGGACATGGCAgagtttgaagggaagaaaggaaagggtgaGTGTGGTGTAATTAtacttaaagtaaaatttaaaattgcagagaaaaatatatttttcactttaaaatcaagattagaaagaaatgttttgtaaATTCAAAAGTTGGCTCTAGGGAAGTAATGAACAGGTAGGGCTGACTGCATTTTctatgcataaatacatacacacatcaatgTGCAGGACAGCCATATGTGCAGAATATTAAATCGTTCTGTGGATGTAGATGACAGGTGTATTTATGTGAAGCAAATGTATTATCAGGCTTGCAGTGGAAACACTGGAAAGGTCACTCCAATTCAAACTCCTCTGGAGGTGAAAGAGGTCATTGGTGAGGCCCTTGCTCTAATCAGAATTTTAATTTAGATTAATGATCTACAAAGTAGCCTCTGATAATAGAGAAAGCATAAAGTATTAGAAGCTGTCACCATCCTGCTTACTTAATAACTAATAAAGCATATTTTAGATGTCAAATCTCCATAAGTTTATccacttaatttttttgaaaaggacttacttgtttgtattttatgtgttggagtgttatgcctgcatgtatgtacctgAACTACCTCTGACAGTGCCTgctgaggacagaagagggtgctgagtcCCCTGAAAAGGGGGTTACCAAGGCCTGCAAAGGATCTTGTGTGTactagaaaccaaacctgggtcgtCTGAACAATCCCAGTGCTTTTTACCACTAAGGTAGCTTTCCAGTCCCTATACATTTagtttctgaaacaaaaaaatctaattaatagaataaaaagaaaatttaagatcagaatattttatactatAAACCTTGTCTGTATTTCAATTTAAATGGAATATTCTTTTGCTTATAGAACCAGAagcacttttatatattttttgtcattttttaaaatcatctcaCAGTGTAGTCACACAAACTACACATGCGGATACTAAATATTTGATCTCAATATAATATATAAGGAACCTAGATAGAGacatgcaaaacagaaacaaaccaggtAAGGCTTCCTGCTGTGGGCAATATTTTTATCTCTTGTCtcataatagaaaaacaaagcaacttaaaatggcaaacattaaagaaaaatgttagtaCTAATATTAACTATTAAATAGGAACTATTAAATATTAGAGGttgccttttgtctgggcggcgaccctgggctgcctggaatccctgatcctgtgcactgacatcccatctgaactggtgagtgaatgtggacgctggggcaacctgccctggaagagatcacagacccccatcccccagctccctctgcaggcttgtctctgtttctcccgtccctgcctctcccaagctttacctagtgttctcaggtgtcctgctccggttctaaggccatccacccaaaggggtcagactctggcctccaggcaggtctgaggattcctgcagaggggtgcgggctccttcagattgtgctgcaaggttcgctgtgtgatattccatcccgccctgcccccaccttggcccttttgtctgggcggtgaccctgggctgcctggactccctgatcctgtgcactgacatcccatctgaactggtgagtgaatgcggaccctggggcaacctgccctggaagagatcacagaccccctccccccagctccctctgcaggcttgtctctgtttctcccgtccctgtctctcctaagctttccctagtgttctcaggtgtcctgctcctgttctaaggccacccacccaaaggggtcagactctggcttccagacaggtctgaggattcctgcggaggggtgcgggctccttcagattgtgctgcaaggttcgctgtgtgatattccatcccgccctgcccccaccttggcccttttgtctgggcggtgaccctgggctgcctggactccctgatcctgtgcactgacatcccatctgaactggtgagtgaatgaggaccctggggcaacctgccctggaagagagcacagaccccctcccccagctccctctgcaggcttgtctctgtttctcccgtccctgtctctcccaagctttccctagtgttctcagatgtcctgctcctgttctaaggccacccacacAAAGGggtcagtctctggcctccaggcaggtctgaggattcctgcaagggagtgcgggcttcttcagattgtgacacaaggaataaatCCTCATCTGGCACTGgagagatccaaccagtttcagtcacagcaaagattggtctaggacaccaagcgcctccaggctccttttgaaggaagagatgggcaggcgccaatgcaggagctcctccaacaacatgaaaggcaacatgacatcaccaaaatccagacatcccgaaacaacaagaattgaacaccctatcccagaagatatagaagaaaccgactttaaacagtactttatgaaaataatagaggaccttaaacaggaggtaaaaaactgccataaagaaatggagatgacaaacaaaaaggtagacaaaataaataaatctctcaaagatacccaagaaaaacaagaaaaagcaatcaaacaggtaagggaaacagtacaagacctgaaaaatgaaatggaggtattgaagaaaacacaatctgagggataactggaaatggaaactctgagtaaacgaacagaaacttcagagacaagtatttccaaccaaatacaagagatggaagaaagaatctcggactttgaagatactatagaggaaataaattcacagattaaagaactaaacaaatctaacaaattcttaacacaaaacattcaggaaatctgggacaccatgaaaagaccaaacctaagaataattggggtagaagaaggagaagaattacaactcaaaggcccagaaaacatattcaacaaaattatagaagaaaacttccccaacctaaagaaggatgttcctatgaaggtacaagaagcctacagaacaccaaatagactggaccaaaagaaagcatccccacgccatataataatcaaaacacaaaacatacagaataaagaacagatattaagagctgcaaaggaaaaaggtcaagtaacatataaagggaaacctatcagaattacacctgacatctcaatggaaaccatgaaagccagaagagcttggatagatgtgctagagacactaagggaacatggatgcaagcctagactactatacccagcaaagcttgcattcaccattgatggagaaaacaagatattccaggacaaaaacagatttaaacaatacgtaccCGGGAGCGATAGGATGGTGGCTCGGAGAAGCTTGAGATACCCGGAGTCCCCGGGTGCAAAAGACTCAAAGAATGCTCTGGGAAGAACACATTCTAGGAGACATAGAGCTGGTCAAAAGCACAAGCCTAAGGACCCGTTTGACTTTTCGGATAATTCTGTCTCAAGCATGCTGGGAGAAATGGGAGATGAAGAGGAACTGAATGAATCCTTCGACCCTCCTCTGCACAGTACTGTTATTGATGCCGAAGAGGAGCTGCCCAAAAGGCCGGCTGTCTTTCCAGCCACTCACAGAAGAGAAGAGGGCAGAAGCTTCAACCTTTCTGAGACTGAAGCAAGAGGAAGCAGTTCTCTAAAGAACAGCACGAAAAAGCCAAGGAGAAAGCTTGAGCCCATCAGCGATGAGTTTGAGAGCTCTGAAGATGACATAAGGAGGAAAGTGGGGTCCACAGAGAGAACACGCACACAGCAGCCCCAGGCGGCACCCCCTGTGAAGccagcacagcagcagcaggcgGCACCCCCTGTGAAGccagcacagcagcagcaggcgGCACCCCCTGTCAAGccagcacagcagcagcaggcgGCACCCCCTGTCAAGCCAGCACAGCAGCAGGCGGTACCCCCTATGAAGCCAGCACAGCAGCAGGCGGCACCCCCTATCAAGCCAGCAGAAAACCTCATGGCCAAGAAGACGAGACCCCAAGGCACCCAGCCCTCTGCTGTAGGAGAGACTCGAGCAATCCAGAGACCACTGAAAACTCAGAAGAAAGTGAGGCCGTCTCCCGGCAGAAGGAAGCAATCAGGAAGCGAAGCCACAGACTCAGATACTTCTGAAAGTATGCAAGTTTGGTGTCTAGAAGGAAAGAGACGTGGTGACATCATAGAGTTGGATgttattttgtctgtgtttgagAAAACCTTCGTGGAGTATAAACAAAGAGTAGAGTCTGAAAGATGTTGTCAAGCCATcgacaaattttattttaaaattaaaggagAACTCTTCAGAATGCTTGAAGACGACCAGGT includes:
- the LOC119808427 gene encoding centromere protein U-like isoform X2 — translated: MVARRSLRYPESPGAKDSKNALGRTHSRRHRAGQKHKPKDPFDFSDNSVSSMLGEMGDEEELNESFDPPLHSTVIDAEEELPKRPAVFPATHRREEGRSFNLSETEARGSSSLKNSTKKPRRKLEPISDEFESSEDDIRRKVGSTERTRTQQPQAAPPQAAPPIKPAENLMAKKTRPQGTQPSAVGETRAIQRPLKTQKKVRPSPGRRKQSGSEATDSDTSESMQVWCLEGKRRGDIIELDVILSVFEKTFVEYKQRVESERCCQAIDKFYFKIKGELFRMLEDDQVLRAVKRRNTQMISNMEKKRQRLIEVQDELLRLEPQLKQLQTKYDDLKERKSSLKNSIHFLSNLKQLYEDYSDVQEKEPKEKEEYDSSSLPALLFKARTILGAKKHLKTINYQLEKLLELE
- the LOC119808427 gene encoding centromere protein U-like isoform X1, whose product is MVARRSLRYPESPGAKDSKNALGRTHSRRHRAGQKHKPKDPFDFSDNSVSSMLGEMGDEEELNESFDPPLHSTVIDAEEELPKRPAVFPATHRREEGRSFNLSETEARGSSSLKNSTKKPRRKLEPISDEFESSEDDIRRKVGSTERTRTQQPQAAPPPAQQQAAPPIKPAENLMAKKTRPQGTQPSAVGETRAIQRPLKTQKKVRPSPGRRKQSGSEATDSDTSESMQVWCLEGKRRGDIIELDVILSVFEKTFVEYKQRVESERCCQAIDKFYFKIKGELFRMLEDDQVLRAVKRRNTQMISNMEKKRQRLIEVQDELLRLEPQLKQLQTKYDDLKERKSSLKNSIHFLSNLKQLYEDYSDVQEKEPKEKEEYDSSSLPALLFKARTILGAKKHLKTINYQLEKLLELE